From Actinoplanes oblitus, a single genomic window includes:
- a CDS encoding TetR/AcrR family transcriptional regulator, producing MSLRDRKRTRTRQALVTAAADLFESRGYDATTIADIAAAAEIGTRTFFSYFASKEDLLFPETDGRLRAAVEAIAHRGPADGPAEVLLEALRRVGEDTDDLTGRIGVLRMRLIRTVPAVRGRGLQVQMDMQREIARRLAAAFPGEIDEVRAAALTGAFVGAVTGALQVLMEDVEQPTDPAAVQRAVEVAVEVALTPWFRK from the coding sequence GTGTCTCTCCGTGATCGCAAACGCACCCGCACCCGGCAGGCCCTCGTCACCGCCGCAGCCGACCTGTTCGAGTCGCGCGGCTATGACGCGACGACCATCGCGGACATCGCGGCGGCCGCGGAGATCGGCACCCGGACGTTCTTCAGCTACTTCGCCAGCAAGGAGGATCTGCTCTTCCCGGAGACCGACGGGCGGCTGCGGGCCGCGGTCGAGGCGATCGCCCATCGCGGCCCGGCGGACGGACCGGCCGAGGTGCTGCTGGAGGCGCTGCGCCGGGTCGGGGAGGACACCGACGACCTGACCGGGCGGATCGGCGTGCTGCGGATGCGGCTGATCCGGACGGTTCCCGCGGTGCGCGGGCGTGGGCTGCAGGTCCAGATGGACATGCAACGGGAGATCGCCCGCCGGCTGGCGGCGGCATTCCCCGGCGAGATCGACGAGGTTCGTGCGGCGGCCCTGACCGGTGCCTTCGTCGGCGCGGTCACCGGGGCGCTGCAGGTCCTGATGGAGGACGTGGAGCAGCCGACCGACCCGGCCGCCGTCCAGCGGGCGGTCGAGGTGGCGGTGGAGGTGGCACTGACCCCGTGGTTCCGCAAGTGA
- a CDS encoding GntR family transcriptional regulator produces MIADDLTSKIKDGEWPPGTALPPQKELSTRYGVTLATLRQALKRLEDEGLLSQEPGRGTFVFPRAKYQLTTLHGFADDLRAQGHTVTTEILDQAVGTPPDWAAAALGDRPALRLERVRLVAGRPAVHQMSWVRGTELVTADLSDTSLYAVLVDHGHLVHRASEVVRPGLLAEPVAGLLRRPSGEPVLVSERVTYALDGSALVVDRATMLGSAMEIRTERAASGLSVHWSRPTT; encoded by the coding sequence GTGATCGCCGATGACCTGACCAGCAAGATCAAGGACGGTGAGTGGCCGCCCGGGACCGCGCTGCCCCCGCAGAAGGAACTCAGCACGCGTTATGGGGTCACCCTGGCGACGCTGCGGCAGGCCCTCAAGCGGCTGGAGGACGAGGGTCTGCTGTCGCAGGAGCCGGGGCGGGGCACGTTCGTGTTCCCCCGGGCGAAATACCAGCTCACCACGCTGCACGGGTTCGCCGACGACCTGCGGGCCCAGGGCCACACGGTGACCACGGAGATCCTCGATCAGGCCGTCGGCACCCCGCCGGACTGGGCAGCCGCGGCGCTCGGTGACCGGCCGGCGCTGCGCCTGGAGCGGGTGCGGCTGGTGGCCGGGCGGCCCGCCGTGCACCAGATGTCCTGGGTGCGCGGCACCGAGCTGGTCACCGCGGACCTGAGCGACACCTCGCTCTACGCGGTATTGGTCGACCACGGCCACCTGGTGCACCGGGCCTCCGAGGTGGTGCGGCCCGGCCTGCTCGCCGAGCCGGTCGCCGGCCTGCTGCGGCGGCCCTCGGGCGAGCCGGTGCTGGTCTCCGAGCGGGTGACCTATGCCCTGGACGGCTCGGCGCTGGTCGTCGACCGCGCCACCATGCTCGGCTCAGCCATGGAGATCCGCACCGAGCGCGCCGCTTCCGGCCTGTCCGTCCACTGGAGCCGCCCCACGACCTGA
- the trpA gene encoding tryptophan synthase subunit alpha: MKRLNPYLTGGITPDWIDYLLAFQAAGADAVEIGLPFSDPMLDGATIQQASDQALRRGATVASILTDLTEARERIHLPLIAMTYANLVFRGDPFTTSPATGGGPEAFCRRLADAGLSGLIVPDVPIDEVDRLEAAATAAGIDLVLLAAPVTPPDRLAEIGRRSRGFIYAVSVMDTTGERDALATTAAPLAARIKAVTDLPVLLGFGISTPDQAATAARAGDGVVIGAALMRRVLDGASPDDLRGEVAAFRAALDQVDQEVPAAHAHAQISGDRR, translated from the coding sequence GTGAAACGGCTCAACCCCTATCTGACCGGCGGCATCACCCCGGACTGGATCGATTACCTGCTCGCCTTCCAGGCGGCCGGCGCCGACGCGGTGGAGATCGGGCTGCCGTTCTCCGACCCGATGCTCGACGGTGCCACCATCCAGCAGGCCTCCGATCAGGCGTTGCGGCGCGGCGCCACGGTGGCGTCCATTCTCACCGACCTGACCGAGGCTCGCGAGCGCATCCACCTCCCGCTGATCGCGATGACCTACGCCAACCTCGTCTTCCGCGGTGACCCGTTCACCACCAGCCCCGCCACGGGCGGCGGCCCGGAGGCGTTCTGCCGGCGGCTCGCCGACGCTGGACTCTCCGGTCTCATCGTGCCCGACGTGCCGATCGACGAGGTGGACCGCCTCGAGGCGGCCGCCACGGCCGCCGGCATCGACCTGGTGCTGCTGGCCGCGCCGGTCACCCCACCCGATCGGCTGGCCGAGATCGGCCGGCGCAGTCGCGGCTTCATCTACGCCGTGAGCGTCATGGACACCACCGGGGAGCGCGATGCCCTCGCCACGACCGCGGCGCCTCTCGCCGCGCGGATCAAAGCGGTCACCGACCTGCCGGTGCTGCTCGGGTTCGGCATCTCCACGCCCGACCAGGCCGCCACGGCCGCGCGAGCCGGGGACGGGGTGGTGATCGGCGCCGCCCTGATGCGTAGGGTTCTGGACGGTGCGTCACCCGATGACCTGCGAGGCGAGGTCGCCGCGTTCCGCGCCGCTCTCGACCAGGTCGACCAGGAGGTGCCCGCTGCCCACGCGCACGCCCAAATATCAGGTGATCGCCGATGA
- the trpB gene encoding tryptophan synthase subunit beta: MSGTEVATMSAPTAAGRFGQFGGRYVPESLVPACAALEAAFREAWADPAFHERLARLRADYAGRPTALTPAETLSAQLGVTLLLKREDLAHTGSHKINNVLGQALLAQRMGKTRLIAETGAGQHGVATATAAALFGMRATVYMGERDIARQRLNVFRMELLGAEVVPVTSGSRTLKDATNEAMRAWVAAVDEAHFCLGSVAGPHPYPWLVRELQRVIGEEARAQTPVIPDVVVACVGGGSNAAGTFAGFVDTPARLIGVEAAGGAAMTNGTPGVVHGYRSLVLQDTHGQVREAESIAAGLDYPGVGPEHAHLGTSGRAEYRTVTDAEVLDALRRLARSEGIICALESAHAVAWVLRAAGTPDLPTGSTVLLTLSGRGDKDMATLAGEVQ; this comes from the coding sequence ATGTCAGGGACCGAAGTGGCAACCATGAGCGCGCCGACCGCAGCCGGCCGGTTCGGGCAGTTCGGCGGGCGATATGTGCCGGAGTCCCTGGTCCCGGCCTGCGCCGCCCTGGAGGCGGCCTTCCGCGAGGCATGGGCCGACCCGGCGTTCCATGAGCGCCTCGCCCGCCTGCGTGCGGACTATGCCGGCCGCCCCACCGCGCTCACCCCGGCGGAGACCCTGTCCGCCCAGCTCGGTGTGACGCTCCTGCTCAAGCGGGAGGATCTCGCGCACACCGGCTCCCACAAAATCAACAACGTGCTGGGCCAGGCCCTGCTGGCCCAGCGGATGGGCAAGACCCGCCTGATCGCCGAGACCGGCGCCGGTCAGCACGGCGTCGCCACTGCCACCGCCGCCGCCCTGTTCGGCATGCGGGCCACCGTCTACATGGGCGAGCGCGACATCGCCCGGCAACGGCTCAACGTGTTCCGCATGGAGCTGCTCGGCGCCGAGGTCGTTCCGGTGACCAGCGGCAGCCGCACGCTGAAGGACGCCACCAACGAGGCGATGCGAGCCTGGGTCGCCGCTGTCGACGAGGCGCACTTCTGCCTCGGCTCGGTGGCCGGCCCGCATCCCTACCCATGGCTGGTCCGCGAGTTGCAGCGGGTGATCGGCGAGGAGGCCCGGGCGCAGACACCCGTGATCCCCGACGTGGTGGTGGCCTGCGTCGGCGGCGGCTCCAACGCGGCCGGCACGTTCGCCGGGTTCGTCGACACACCGGCCCGGCTGATCGGCGTGGAGGCGGCCGGCGGCGCGGCGATGACCAACGGCACGCCCGGCGTCGTGCACGGATATCGCTCCCTGGTGTTGCAGGACACCCACGGGCAGGTGCGCGAGGCCGAGTCGATAGCGGCCGGCCTGGACTATCCCGGCGTCGGCCCGGAGCACGCCCATCTGGGCACCAGCGGCCGCGCGGAGTACCGGACCGTCACCGACGCCGAGGTGCTCGACGCGCTGCGCCGGCTGGCCCGCAGCGAGGGGATCATCTGCGCGCTGGAGTCGGCACACGCGGTGGCCTGGGTGCTGCGCGCGGCCGGCACCCCCGACCTGCCGACCGGCTCCACCGTGCTGCTGACCCTCTCCGGGCGCGGCGACAAGGACATGGCGACGCTGGCGGGTGAGGTCCAGTGA
- a CDS encoding LolA family protein yields MSVWKSRPALRWLVPGATALVVIGGGAAAGTIVASADPSLPDRSAAQLLVDLQGANPAGLSGTVVQSADLGLPGVAGLAGSLGKSTGGNGLTSLIAGSNTARVWYAGQDKVRVALQGTQGETDVIRNGSDVWQWSSSDNTGRHLTLPADAGKPAKHSLPSAVPSTPQEAADAALAAIDPTTKVETTGAAQVAGRNAYELVLSPKDTESLVGQVRLAIDAEQHIPLRVEVYAKNAVKPAIRVAFDTISFAVPDAEQFTFNPPPGAKIDETGPKELGSPGTVKKPVPHPAAPAGSNQAEPKVIGKGWTTIVTASVPKDGLAELTKAGKGKGEEAQQVQALLSMLPEVSGSWGKGRLLSGSLFSVLITDDGQVLAGLVTPEALYKVA; encoded by the coding sequence GTGTCCGTGTGGAAATCGAGGCCGGCGCTCCGCTGGCTGGTGCCGGGGGCCACCGCGCTGGTCGTCATCGGGGGTGGCGCGGCGGCCGGCACGATCGTGGCCAGTGCCGACCCGTCGCTGCCGGACCGCAGCGCGGCCCAGTTGCTGGTGGATCTGCAGGGCGCCAACCCGGCCGGGCTCTCCGGCACCGTGGTGCAGAGCGCCGATCTGGGCCTGCCCGGCGTCGCGGGGCTGGCCGGCAGTCTCGGCAAATCGACCGGCGGCAACGGCCTGACCAGCCTGATCGCCGGGAGCAACACCGCCCGCGTCTGGTACGCGGGACAGGACAAGGTGCGGGTCGCCCTGCAGGGGACGCAGGGTGAGACCGACGTGATCCGCAACGGGTCGGACGTGTGGCAGTGGAGCAGCTCGGACAACACCGGCCGGCACCTCACACTGCCGGCCGACGCCGGCAAGCCGGCGAAGCACTCGCTGCCCAGCGCGGTGCCGTCGACGCCGCAGGAGGCGGCCGACGCGGCGCTCGCCGCGATCGACCCGACCACCAAGGTGGAGACGACCGGCGCGGCGCAGGTGGCCGGGCGCAACGCGTACGAACTGGTGCTCAGCCCGAAGGACACCGAGTCACTGGTCGGCCAGGTGCGGCTGGCGATCGACGCGGAGCAGCACATCCCGCTGCGCGTCGAGGTGTACGCCAAGAACGCGGTGAAGCCGGCGATCCGGGTCGCCTTCGACACGATCAGTTTCGCCGTGCCGGACGCGGAGCAGTTCACCTTCAACCCGCCGCCGGGGGCGAAGATCGACGAGACCGGTCCGAAGGAGCTCGGCTCCCCGGGCACCGTCAAGAAGCCGGTCCCGCACCCCGCCGCGCCCGCCGGGTCGAACCAGGCCGAGCCGAAGGTGATCGGCAAGGGCTGGACCACCATCGTCACCGCCTCGGTGCCGAAGGACGGTCTCGCCGAGCTGACCAAGGCCGGCAAGGGCAAGGGCGAGGAGGCCCAGCAGGTCCAGGCGCTGCTGAGCATGCTGCCCGAGGTCAGCGGGTCGTGGGGCAAGGGTCGGCTGCTGAGCGGCTCGCTCTTCAGCGTGCTGATCACCGATGACGGCCAGGTGCTGGCCGGCCTGGTGACGCCGGAGGCCTTGTACAAGGTCGCCTGA
- a CDS encoding response regulator transcription factor — MRLLVVEDEERLAAALRRGLQAEGFAVDVAHDGQDGLEMARHGGYDAMILDVMLPRLSGYRVVRQLRAERHWLPVLMLSAKDGEYDQADGLDCGADDYLTKPFSYVVLLARLRALLRRGTQARPVVLACGDVELDPAEKRVLVGGTEVTLTTREFALLEYLIRRPGEVVSKTELLDHVWDAALDTAPNAVEVYIGYLRRKIGRERLETVRGAGYRLVAAAATVPDARA; from the coding sequence GTGCGGTTGCTGGTGGTGGAGGATGAGGAACGGCTGGCCGCCGCGCTGCGTCGCGGTCTGCAGGCCGAGGGTTTCGCGGTGGACGTCGCCCACGACGGCCAGGACGGCCTGGAGATGGCTCGGCACGGCGGTTATGACGCGATGATTCTCGATGTCATGCTGCCCCGGCTCTCCGGATACCGGGTGGTGCGGCAGTTGCGCGCCGAGCGGCACTGGTTGCCGGTGCTCATGCTCTCCGCCAAGGACGGCGAGTATGACCAGGCCGATGGCCTGGACTGCGGCGCCGACGACTATCTGACCAAACCTTTTTCGTACGTCGTGCTGCTGGCCCGGCTGCGCGCCCTCCTGCGTCGTGGCACCCAGGCCCGCCCGGTGGTCCTCGCGTGTGGTGACGTCGAGCTCGACCCGGCGGAGAAACGCGTGCTCGTCGGCGGCACCGAGGTGACCCTGACGACCCGCGAGTTCGCCCTGCTGGAGTACCTGATCCGCCGCCCCGGCGAGGTGGTCTCCAAGACCGAGCTGCTCGACCACGTCTGGGACGCCGCACTGGACACCGCGCCGAACGCCGTGGAGGTGTACATCGGCTACCTGCGCCGGAAGATCGGCCGGGAGCGGCTGGAGACGGTCCGGGGCGCCGGCTACCGGTTGGTCGCCGCGGCGGCGACGGTGCCGGATGCGCGGGCCTGA
- a CDS encoding sensor histidine kinase, whose amino-acid sequence MRRRVRELSLRARLLLISTAALAFGLVAGGVLLVAVLTFAQGRAVHAEALETAEGVARLVDQGQLTDPIPVTPGVQVQVIDEQGRVRAVSATADRLVPILYEDELRDLPDKAGKVIPGERIGFDGAARVVKVTAGPATQPLRILVARSTSQLTQGVHLLRVTLLIAFPLLVALLAAMMWRALGAALRPVDALRAGAEEITGGTRAGRLPVPGSHDEIGRLAITLNDMLQRLDTARARQRAFVADAAHELRSPLTNMRTELEVAQRLPDDTDWPALTDDLLADVQRLSRLVDDLLLLARSDDGAGRAVAGRPEEIDVGQLVGEVAARYPEVVHEDAAGPLPLVAEPDALARVVANLLDNACRHKRSAVTVRTVADGGDLLIAVTDDGPGIPAADRERVFDRFTRLDDARARDAGGSGLGLAIVRELVRRHGGSVTLGDANPGLRVEVRLPRRCGRGGSTDE is encoded by the coding sequence ATGCGCCGGCGGGTGCGGGAGCTGAGCTTGCGGGCCCGGCTGTTGCTGATCTCGACGGCGGCACTGGCGTTCGGGCTGGTCGCCGGTGGGGTGCTGCTCGTCGCGGTGCTGACCTTCGCGCAGGGGCGGGCGGTGCACGCCGAGGCGCTGGAGACGGCTGAGGGGGTGGCCCGGCTGGTCGACCAGGGGCAGCTCACCGACCCGATCCCGGTCACGCCCGGAGTGCAGGTGCAGGTCATCGACGAGCAGGGGCGGGTCCGGGCGGTGTCCGCGACAGCGGACCGGCTGGTGCCGATCCTGTACGAGGACGAGCTGCGGGACCTGCCCGACAAGGCGGGCAAGGTCATCCCGGGGGAGCGGATCGGCTTCGACGGGGCGGCCCGGGTCGTCAAGGTCACCGCCGGGCCGGCGACGCAGCCGTTGCGGATCCTGGTGGCGCGGTCGACCAGCCAGCTCACCCAGGGCGTGCACCTGCTCCGGGTCACGTTGCTGATCGCGTTCCCGCTGTTGGTGGCGCTGCTCGCGGCGATGATGTGGCGGGCGCTGGGAGCGGCGCTGCGACCGGTCGACGCGCTGCGGGCCGGGGCCGAGGAGATCACCGGAGGCACCCGCGCCGGACGGTTGCCGGTGCCGGGCTCGCACGACGAGATCGGGCGGCTCGCGATCACCCTGAACGACATGCTGCAGCGACTGGACACCGCGCGGGCGCGGCAGCGGGCGTTCGTCGCGGACGCGGCGCACGAACTGCGCAGCCCGCTCACCAACATGCGTACCGAGCTGGAGGTGGCGCAGCGGCTGCCGGACGACACCGACTGGCCCGCGCTCACCGACGACCTGCTCGCCGACGTGCAGCGGCTGTCCCGGTTGGTGGACGACCTGCTGTTGCTGGCCCGCTCGGACGACGGGGCGGGCCGGGCGGTCGCCGGGCGGCCGGAGGAGATCGACGTGGGGCAGCTGGTGGGGGAGGTGGCGGCGCGTTACCCGGAGGTGGTGCACGAAGACGCCGCCGGGCCGCTGCCGCTGGTGGCCGAGCCCGACGCGCTCGCCCGGGTGGTGGCGAACCTGCTGGACAACGCCTGCCGGCACAAGCGGTCGGCGGTGACGGTGCGTACCGTGGCGGACGGCGGCGACCTGCTGATCGCGGTCACCGACGACGGACCGGGCATCCCGGCGGCCGATCGGGAGCGGGTCTTCGACCGGTTCACCAGGCTGGACGATGCGCGGGCGCGGGACGCCGGCGGGTCGGGGCTGGGGCTGGCCATCGTCCGGGAGCTGGTGCGCCGGCACGGCGGTTCGGTCACCCTGGGCGACGCGAACCCGGGTCTGCGGGTGGAGGTACGCCTGCCGCGGCGCTGCGGGCGCGGTGGTAGCACGGACGAGTGA
- a CDS encoding YcnI family copper-binding membrane protein translates to MSLLKRSAVVVAAAGLLTLALAGPASAHVTVNPSTATAGGYAKVSFRVPNESDSAATTKLEVNLPADQPVASVSVKPIPGWTAVAVKSKLATPIKAHDTEITEAVSKITWTAAKGSEIKPGQFQEFDVSMGALPESGQLVFKALQTYSDGNVVRWIDEPTADGTEPESPAPVLKIVPAANGSAAPSAGAVAPAAKTADDDSDSGKGLALAGLIAGLLALVLAGLAYAKAGRKPETAAPGKPSAS, encoded by the coding sequence ATGTCGCTGCTCAAGCGTTCCGCAGTGGTGGTTGCCGCAGCCGGCTTGCTGACCCTGGCGCTGGCCGGGCCGGCCTCGGCGCACGTGACGGTCAACCCGAGCACGGCCACCGCCGGTGGATACGCGAAGGTCTCGTTCCGCGTGCCGAACGAGTCGGACAGTGCCGCCACGACCAAGCTGGAGGTGAACCTCCCCGCCGACCAGCCGGTCGCCTCGGTCTCGGTGAAGCCGATCCCGGGCTGGACCGCGGTCGCGGTGAAGAGCAAGCTGGCCACGCCGATCAAGGCGCACGACACCGAGATCACCGAGGCGGTCTCGAAGATCACTTGGACCGCGGCGAAGGGTTCGGAGATCAAGCCGGGGCAGTTCCAGGAGTTCGACGTGTCGATGGGCGCGCTGCCGGAGTCGGGGCAGCTGGTGTTCAAGGCGCTGCAGACCTACTCGGACGGCAACGTGGTGCGCTGGATCGACGAGCCGACCGCGGACGGCACCGAGCCGGAGAGCCCGGCGCCGGTCCTGAAGATCGTGCCGGCCGCGAACGGCAGTGCCGCGCCTTCGGCGGGCGCGGTGGCGCCGGCCGCGAAAACGGCTGACGACGACTCGGACAGCGGGAAGGGCCTCGCGCTGGCCGGGCTCATCGCCGGTCTGCTGGCGCTGGTGCTGGCCGGTCTGGCGTACGCGAAAGCCGGTCGCAAGCCGGAAACCGCCGCGCCGGGCAAGCCGTCCGCGAGCTGA
- a CDS encoding Pr6Pr family membrane protein, protein MKSRIWHGTLAFIVLASLLTQIVLTATDTAPHAGPVVHEAAVTRFVRLFSYFTIQSNLLVLIATVALARDHGRDGRVWRVIRLDALLGIVITGIVYATILAGQVELHGAAYLANLGFHYIAPWVALLGWLLFGPRPRIDARTLAWASLWPALWIGYTLAHGAVTDWYPYPFTDVTTLGYARVLINLSMVVLIAAVLATALRLLDRRLPAGAPEAAAQAAPVVPRSRSGAESVSQRDT, encoded by the coding sequence ATGAAGTCGCGCATCTGGCACGGCACGCTGGCGTTCATCGTTCTCGCGTCACTGCTGACTCAGATCGTGCTGACGGCGACGGACACCGCGCCGCACGCCGGTCCGGTGGTGCACGAGGCGGCGGTGACCCGGTTCGTGCGGCTGTTCAGCTACTTCACCATCCAGAGCAATCTGCTGGTGCTGATCGCCACTGTGGCGCTGGCCCGTGATCACGGCCGGGACGGGCGGGTCTGGCGGGTGATCCGGCTGGACGCGCTGCTCGGCATCGTGATCACCGGGATCGTCTACGCCACCATCCTGGCCGGGCAGGTCGAGCTGCACGGCGCGGCCTATCTCGCCAACCTGGGTTTCCACTACATCGCGCCGTGGGTGGCCCTGCTCGGCTGGCTGCTGTTCGGCCCGCGGCCGCGGATCGACGCCCGGACCCTGGCCTGGGCGTCGCTCTGGCCGGCGCTGTGGATCGGCTACACGCTGGCGCACGGCGCGGTCACCGACTGGTACCCCTACCCGTTCACCGACGTGACGACGCTCGGGTACGCCCGGGTGCTGATCAATCTGTCCATGGTGGTGCTGATCGCGGCGGTGCTGGCCACCGCGCTGCGCCTGCTCGACAGGCGGCTGCCGGCGGGGGCGCCGGAGGCCGCGGCGCAGGCGGCTCCGGTGGTACCGCGTTCCCGGTCCGGCGCGGAGTCTGTCTCCCAGCGCGACACATGA
- a CDS encoding MOSC domain-containing protein yields the protein MHVAALWRYPIKSLSGEELEQARLTIDGVHGDRLVHVRNHRGPLTGRTRPGLLTLPASTGADGVPRVAGHPWDTQAAAALVRRRAGDTAGLRAYAGPERFDIGNLLVATDGAVSRFGHDVRRLRPNLLLAGVHADAEATWPGRALRIGDAVIGLHSLRMRCVVTTIDPDTGRQDLDVFRRLRGEFGGRLALNAWVIAPGTVRVGDQARLVDTDATPDHLGGWIVGAPYPE from the coding sequence GTGCACGTCGCTGCGCTGTGGCGTTACCCGATCAAATCGCTGTCCGGGGAGGAACTGGAGCAGGCCCGGCTCACCATCGACGGTGTCCACGGCGACCGCCTCGTGCACGTCCGGAACCATCGGGGCCCGCTGACCGGGCGGACCCGGCCCGGGCTGCTCACCCTGCCGGCGAGCACCGGCGCGGACGGTGTCCCACGGGTGGCCGGCCACCCGTGGGACACCCAGGCCGCCGCCGCACTCGTCCGCCGGCGCGCCGGGGACACGGCGGGACTCCGCGCCTACGCCGGTCCGGAGCGCTTCGACATCGGCAACCTGCTCGTCGCGACCGACGGTGCCGTCTCCCGTTTCGGGCACGACGTACGCCGGCTCCGCCCCAACCTTCTCCTGGCCGGCGTCCACGCCGACGCCGAGGCCACCTGGCCCGGCCGGGCGCTGCGGATCGGCGATGCCGTGATCGGCTTGCACTCCCTGCGGATGCGATGCGTCGTGACCACCATCGACCCGGACACCGGCCGTCAAGATCTCGACGTGTTCCGTCGCCTGCGCGGGGAGTTCGGTGGCCGGCTGGCCCTCAACGCCTGGGTCATCGCACCCGGCACCGTCCGCGTCGGCGACCAGGCCCGGCTCGTCGACACCGACGCCACTCCGGACCACCTGGGCGGCTGGATCGTCGGCGCACCCTATCCAGAGTGA